Part of the Vigna unguiculata cultivar IT97K-499-35 chromosome 3, ASM411807v1, whole genome shotgun sequence genome, ttccaaaaaaattaaaattaagctATATAGTAACTTCAGTACACCTTAAAAATGACAATGATTAACTGATCAAAGAAAGAACATgttgtcaaataaaaaataaatccagCAGGCTGTAACTAATAAATCCAAAAATCAGTAATAGTTCatccaaaattaaacaaaaacccATAGTGATCTGTCTGAGAAATAACAAGGTACTAAAATCAGGAAGAATTTCCTTCACTTTTACATTATATAATCTATCATGTCCATCACATGTTTAAATTTCAGAAGCATAAACAAAATATGTACAGAAGAAAGAATGTTGACCTTCAAGACTTAGGTAGGttctgttaaaaaaataatggtaGAGGGATTCAAAAGAGAACTAGGCATGgtcttaattataataaaaaaatatacaaaaaaagaacttataggaattttttttctctacccTTGCCTCTTGAGTTACTTAATGTGTTCATCACCCTCTCTCATGTACTCTTTCGTTtctgaagtaaaaaaaaaacggaaataaaacacattcattaattatttctgctttcatttctcatttgttttgATTGATTGCTTAActcttgaaataaaaatatccggaaattttagttttgattcaattattaatgAGTTCAAGAATTTGAAGAAACGGAGGACAATCGTTTCTACATGTGTGatagttataattatactaGATTATGTGCtcatttttttgttgtattaatgacaatgattaaatatataaattttgaatatatcaTTTTGGTTTCTCCAAGattattggtcaagatccgccaaaGAACACAAACACTCACGAGTAGAATCACATAGAGAGCACACCAATACTGAGTAAATTTTCTTGAAAAacttattatattcataatttttgatATAAACTACTGCATATTTCCATTTACTTTTATGACCATCTTgattaaatttgacatttttctACCACGGCAGTGTTTAGTGCTATTTGAGTAGTAAAGATGCATGTTATAGAAGAGAAACTTTGGTGGATGAGAGTAGAAACACATCTGCACAGAAAGCACCAATAACAATACACGTGCATTAACATAAACATATCTTAAGTCAGAACTGATTGACTGTATGCACCTTAAATaatttcttgacaagttcaggAGAGGAGTCCCAAGGTTGCAAATGGATAGGTTTCTTCATCTTGACAGTATCTGGTGGAAACTTCACTAGCGCATCTGTATAAATTATAATGCCACATGCAttaaatgaatgaaattaattcGAATCGGAACATTCCAGCTTCAGAACATCACTACTCATTTGAATATAACAAGGAATACTGGTCAACTTTTGTTCCTCCAAGTTACCTTTACAAAGTGAGCAGACAAGCATTCCACTGGCAGCAAGATGATTAGGACACCTAAACAGATCAGTTCCTTCTTGTAACTCCCTCAGCTCTAGCTCTTCATCATCAATTAACATTGAAACTCGATCAACTCCCTCCTCTGATATTGCATTATCAAGAGCTAGTCCACAGCTTTTGTTTGGTGACTGATTCTGAGTCACACATAGGTTCAGTTCCCCCTGCCAGacaagaaaaacataaacttgccaaaccattcaacagtAGTAAACACAAATTCACATTTAACTTTATGGTTACCACTCTTTGCATGGAAATTTTCCTCTTATCCTGTGATTTATTTCTCTTATTctgcattttattttttgtcattaccTGTTCAGAAAAAAACAATCCAGACCTACTATTATAAACCACAACTAACAAGCTCACTCGTATATTGTATAAGAAGAAGACAAAGTGTGCATAATATTGTGGGTTTAAATAGCTTACATTCCTGTTTACTGTTTTCCGTGACCTGTTGTTTTCATGGATCAGCTTGTGTCCTATAGAATTTGAAAGTAAAGGAACTTCTTGGCCATCAACGCCAAAACCAGTTGGAAGGTCTCTAGCATCAGGATTTGTTGCCCTCCAAACTGTCATCAGACCTTTGCCAATACCATGCTTCTTCACAGGTGCTGTCGCACTCTTGGAACCCTGATCAAAAAGGacttatgataaataaatataatggagTGTCAAAAGAAACATCACAGATCTTTCTTGGAATACTAAAAGTCACCTTCCTCCTTTTTGAGGATCCTTGGTCCTCTTGACAAGCAGAAGTGTGTCTGGGTCCTAATCAACCAAAGAGGTAACGGAAACAAGGCTcgttataaatgttataataggAAGGTGCAAAAGACTAAATAGAATTAAAGGTATACTTAGAATAACAATAGAAATGGCCAAATGGGAGAAGTAAAAAACAATGTTTATTTACTCAGTACAAGTGCACAATGGAAGGAATTAAAAAATAGGGTGTTTTACGACTCCATTTTGAATTGAGGCCAAACAATTTATTTCTTCTGTCAGAAAGAAAAAGTTAGAGAACATTGCAATGATTAATAatcaaatgaaaattaatattttgtttcactTCATAATTCCTGTGAATACATACACAACTACGATGCTTAACTAATGACTGTTATTTACTCCCTTCCATGTTCACTCCAATCAACGAAAGGGGTGGTGTTAATTGGAAATCAAAGCTAATTCACCTAATACAAAGTTCTAACTAAAAGAATCATATTCCATCTATACCCCATTGTTCTtcaaaaatttagtaaaatatcCACGCACTCATGTACCGTAATATACAGTATTTAACAACACAAATCCAGTGAATCTGATCACCAAAAACCACAAACTTACACTCCCATCTAATATCATTGCTCCACGACTATCggatacaacaaaaaaaaacagagcACTAAGCACTCGGCGCACAGTAGAATAACTATGAATCATTCAAACGCACCAGAAGGAAGAAAGTCGAACTCCTGACCAAACGGAGGACCATCCTTCTGCAACACTCTGTTCACAATGTAATCGGCTGTGAACAGCTCCTGAAGACCTTTACgcttttgtgttttcttaacGTTCCGCGACACAGCCATGTCATAATTTGAAACGGAAGAACCGTTTCTAGCAGCAGCAACAACTCGCGATAATTCTTTTCCACCGCCACGCGCACGAAAGTCGTCGCCCGAGCAAGTGCAAGGTGGCACTACCACTCCATTTCCACCGTTATCCCTCCGCGTATCATAGTCTTCCATTACCCTCAGTGTTCAGTGTTTCTCATCTGCGTCAAACAAAAAATGGAAGAGACTCGAATCAGAGTTCAGAAATGAAGCTGAAACGCAACGCGAACCGAATTTGCGGAGAAGATGCAATTCGTTATTGCTGCGATCAAATGTTCGTATTCGTTGAATTCAGTTACGACGGTTGATTCAGTGTTGTGGCGGTGTTTGAGGAGATaatggagaagagaaaaaatggaAGGAGAAAGAAGAGTGAGGCGTGAAACGTACCGCGATTGGAGCTTGCAACTATGATtacatgaaatgaaatgaaagagGATAGGGAAGGGAGTGAGTTGAAGAAGTGAAAAAAGAAGCAGAGGTGAGGATAATATGACAGGAGaagtagggttttgggttttatggaagaaaagagaaatatcTCTCTTGTTCAGCCAAACAACCCCTTCCCAGCCATTACTCGAAAAGTGtcataacaaatttttatttcctttGGGCTCCGTTTTAGCCCACTCCATCTCggtcaaaaaaaaaacaactcgccttttttttattttcacatttttaggtTTGGGAAACTATAACATAGTATGTCAAAATGAGAAAACCCCATGGTCTATTTTTCATAACGGATTGAGTTAAAAATGTATTGGTTTAATATGACTATTTTTTATGGATTATAAATTATGTAACCACACTCGATCTTGATCTTGATGAATTATTATGTTGATTCACATTATGATATTTTGTTCTTCCAAtctatgttatatatttattgtagtaaaataaaaacaaattaacttAATTTACTATTTGCTTACAATTTACCTATTTTAccaaaacattattataaatatagtgATTGAACATTAAAGTGTCAATCTTGGTAACTTGATAAACAGATAAATCAAGCATCTATTTTGAAATAGTAAATAACGACAatagaaatatatgaaaaacgGTAAAAAACTAATGAATGATTTTTGTTGGTAGGTTACCATAAACCCACCTTTGAGGTTGTTGTTTGAGTTTAATTAAGTTATGAGTTAAGTGATTCACGTTCAATTTGAtctacatttaaattttttttcaacctaAATAGactcaaatttataataaactGGATTAACTGACatattaaaatctattttaatatcTCATAACGTATTCATCAAGGACAACACGTCATGGAAAATTTCTTATAACACATATTAAACAAAtgaatcaaaataaagtaaatagatGTTTAAACCAAATAAACTTGCAGTGTAAATATGATAACTAATTTGacaaatatgtgtttttttatgaaatatatgttaaaaGGTAAGATATAAATCTACAAGTCTTTACCAGTGAATTATTTGATGAAAATAACGATTGTATCAGGAttatttcctttaatttttttcatttttgagaGTCACTTCAAAATCTCATCAAGAGAAAAATACTTTAATCATTGTTTTAAGTTCCTTTTAAATAACTCCAAATTTTTGGAAGAGAAGTTTATGTTATATCCAACTTATCAAGCTTGTCACCTATTATGTGGTATACTTTGATTGTTGGTGTTAGtgttaatattgattttttaaatgattcatgGTGTTTTACTATATACATTTATCTTCTTGCAGGTGCCTTTTATGTTGTgggatatataattttttcattatttgttCGGATTCTACCTCTTTTTTAGTTGGgatttatgaattataattcACACAATcttcaaattattgttttatgaaaatttgtaCATACTAGCAAAAGTTGAAATGTTTTAGATATAAGTTTTGATGgttaattttttgttactatGAGAATTGTACTTGATCCATCTTATGGACACGAGTAATCTAAATTATTATATGGATGATGGTATTTAAAGTAATATATGcagattataaaatattgtaagaGTTATGattgtaatattaaatttagggatagtttattattttttaaattcaaatttatttaataaagatgcaaaagaaaattatcatcctttaatctacttataaatttgaaatagaatatattgttttaaactTGAATAAACCAAATTATAAACATTCAAACTTCatcttgaaaaatatatatggaTTTCAAATACACTAACACAATTCCAttagttagatttaaaattataacatccaaattagttttgtttacaaaatatatatttgtatttatattgggttattttcttaatttggatggaatttgaattaaattcaattcttattatttaaaactttagtacattgtttttttaaaataaaaaatcatgcaCATCTTAATCGaatactaaataataaaattatacaagttATTATCTCTGTATTAACCTACACATCACACATAAAGAGAgagtaataatttatttacataaaaggactcaatatttgatatcattataatttaattaagtacTAACAACTATACTTTAGTAACAGATGTAAAACATGACAAATTGCaatttaataaatcattttttaacaaCTATGTTGATAATTTGAAATGTTAGTTTATTCATTCAAAGCAATACtaaagttaaatttgtaaattataatatacattGCAGCacattaatttgttattattaaattacacatataaaaataagtaaaaaatatactaTAGACATAACAAACcatattaaaaatttcacacagttttaattaaaatgtcaatataatttctatataaaaatttatctctgcaaaatataaaatctaattaaaaatttataaaacagtAATGTTATAACTATTTACTTCAAatactttaaataatatttttcaaaatttttaattaaacttttaattgtttttttaaatacaataaaaattaaatattaaattttaaattttatcaaaattatttaatatactaTATAGAACTAATTGaaatacattataaataaaataaaaaaataataatatataaaaaattataaaatatttgtaaataacaataaatataaataataaatgttttcttAAACGACGGAACCCTTGTTGTCGTTTATAGGAAGAGGATTTGGCCGGTTCCAAAGAGTAAACGGACAAGTGTGCGAGCGATACGACAACAACActataattagggtttatggtaTTCACCAACTAAAACAATTTGGAGGGAGAGAAACCTAGGAGAGAGAAAAGGGATTTTAGTTTCAATGGCGTCAAGGGTTTCTCTGAAAGCGAAGGGGAAGAGTTCGAAGGGATCCAAGGCACAAGAAGACCGATCCCTGTGCGAGTCTTTGAAGGAGTGGACGACATGGACGATGCGAAAAGCGAAGGTTATCACTCATTACGGTTTCATCCCTATGGTCATCATCATCGGTATGAACTCTGACCCTAAGCCTGCACTTTCGCAGCTTCTCAGCCCCGTCTGATCTACCTCTTCGATTCTTCATTATCAACCACCACTGCGACGGtcgttttgttttttctttgaatttattttcttttctttcccctTTTTCATATCTGTAACTTCATGAATCAGTTTTCAGAGTGGGgtagtttgttttgtttgagACATTTATTTTGTTCGAGACAATTATTGGAGACGCGGTAGTAAATAATggatcttttattataattacaatatttaaatatcgTCCCTGTATTTATTCTGTTCAGGTGAAAAATTACTGTGTTGGTTTCTTTGATATCGTTAGGGTATTGGATTTTGCAGTCATGTTTCATGCGTAGAGATTCACATGTTTTATCTGGGAGAGACACTGTTCTTGTGGTTGAGTTGTATCAACCAACCCTGTTCTCGCATTTTACTGCCAATTAAGTTCAAATGATATTTCAGGGTCAAATTTGGGGTTTTTTTCAATTATGCTACTTCTTCTGATTACCCgaaagtgttaaaatattttttcattttgaagtaGTTGTTGATTTTCCGTTGTGCCTCAGAGCAAAAGATAAACATTTTTGGGTTTGATTTGAGCAAGAAATATTATAGGATTGagaaaatttaatgaaattctTTTCTAATAAGTCTAGAGTCTGCGGTACTTCGTAAATTTTATGCTGTATTGCGTTGAATTTATGATCATGAAATTTCTCTCTGGTGATTTGAGAACCTTGTTTCCACATTTCACTactttatatatcttttatcatttccactcagaaaaaaaaaatcagtgaaACATTTCGAGCATTGTTtactttattgtgtttttatgtAGCAAAGTAAGTTGTACCAAACAAGCACCTCTGGttcaatttatacattttacttCAGAAAACATAGACGTGCTTAATTGGCTTGGCATGTAATTCTAGCTTAGCAGTAGCAGTTTCTATACCAAATTTGGAACATTCGAAATTTGATTGTCTTGTTCTAACACAATGTTTCAGCATGTTCATGTTTTTCAAGCTGGGTCTCCAAAACTCTGTCGAAATGACTGTCAACAGTTATGCACCCAACCGATAAAACCTTAAACGATTAACTTTGTGTTTAGAACCAATCTTGATGAAGTTTGGCAACTTAATAATTAGGCTTAATTCTtctaaatgtaaaatattaaaattaaaattaaaataactaatttagtATGCCCAAATTATGTATGAAATTCATAAAGAGATTTTAGGTAAACTTATGAGGGAGGAgtttagtaa contains:
- the LOC114176837 gene encoding mitochondrial import receptor subunit TOM7-1-like; protein product: MASRVSLKAKGKSSKGSKAQEDRSLCESLKEWTTWTMRKAKVITHYGFIPMVIIIGMNSDPKPALSQLLSPV